The Brassica oleracea var. oleracea cultivar TO1000 chromosome C6, BOL, whole genome shotgun sequence genome includes a region encoding these proteins:
- the LOC106296295 gene encoding transcription factor bHLH122, giving the protein MESEFQQHHFLLHDHQHQRPPRTSGLVRYQSAPSSYFSSFGESIEEFLDRPTSPETERILSGFLQTTDTSNNVDSFLHHTFSETENKPPEVKTEEETVVDDIPPTATAMEVVEMAPPVSTGYASVVRSLGQNKRPRDDRTPANNLARHNSSPAGLFSSIDVETAYAAVMKNMGGFGVMNMSNSTEASSLTPRSKLPPPSMGSIPEVDDVKPVFSSRLPPRTLSGGFNQGSASSKRMAIARTQSGGLDQYKTKDEDSSASRRPPLAHHMSLPKSLSDIEQLLSDSIPCKIRAKRGCATHPRSIAERVRRTKISERMRKLQDLVPNMDTQTNTADMLDLAVQYIKDLQEQVKGLEESRARCRCSCA; this is encoded by the exons ATGGAGTCAGAGTTTCAGCAACACCACTTCCTTCTCCACGATCACCAACACCAGAGACCGCCAAGGACCTCCGGTTTAGTTCGGTACCAGTCAGCTCCAAGCTCGTACTTCTCGAGCTTCGGTGAATCCATCGAAGAGTTCTTGGATCGACCGACAAGCCCCGAGACTGAGAGGATCTTGTCTGGCTTCTTGCAGACCACCGACACGAGCAACAACGTCGACAGCTTCCTCCATCACACCTTCTCCGAGACGGAGAATAAGCCTCCGGAGGTGAAGACAGAGGAGGAGACGGTGGTTGATGATATTCCGCCGACGGCAACGGCGATGGAGGTCGTCGAGATGGCTCCTCCTGTTTCGACTGGGTATGCTTCGGTGGTGAGGAGTTTAGGTCAGAACAAGAGACCAAGAGATGACCGGACTCCGGCGAATAATCTCGCTCGGCATAACAGCTCACCGGCCGGGTTATTCTCATCCATAGACGTGGAGACAG CATATGCAGCTGTAATGAAAAATATGGGAGGTTTTGGAGTGATGAACATGAGTAATAGTACCGAAGCTTCATCTCTTACTCCAAGAAGCAAGCTTCCTCCTCCTTCCATGGGCTCAATCCCTGAGGTTGATGATGTTAAACCCGTTTTCTCCTCGAGGTTGCCTCCTAGGACGCTCTCTGGTGGGTTTAACCAAGGCTCTGCTTCGTCTAAGCGTATGGCAATTGCAAGGACACAATCTGGTGGTCTAGATCAGTACAAAACCAAG GATGAAGATTCGTCAGCTAGTAGACGTCCTCCTTTAGCGCATCACATGAGTTTGCCTAAGTCTTTATCAGATATTGAGCAGTTACTCTCAGATTCTATCCCTTGTAAGATCAGAGCTAAACGTGGCTGCGCTACTCATCCTAGGAGCATTGCTGAGAGA GTGAGAAGAACAAAGATCAGTGAAAGAATGAGGAAGCTGCAAGATCTTGTTCCAAACATGGATACG CAAACAAACACAGCAGATATGTTGGATCTTGCGGTTCAGTACATCAAGGACCTGCAAGAACAAGTTAAG GGGCTGGAAGAGAGCCGGGCAAGATGTAGATGCTCTTGTGCGTGA